In one Alnus glutinosa chromosome 12, dhAlnGlut1.1, whole genome shotgun sequence genomic region, the following are encoded:
- the LOC133851864 gene encoding GDP-mannose 3,5-epimerase 2 translates to MGSAGETNYGAYTYENLEREPYWPSEKLRISITGAGGFIASHIARRLKSEGHHIIASDWKKNEHMTEDMFCHEFHLVDLRVMDNCLKVTKGVDHVFNLAADMGGMGFIQSNHSVIMYNNTMISFNMLEAARINGVKRFFYASSACIYPEFKQLETNVSLKEADAWPAEPQDAYGLEKLATEELCKHYNKDFGIECRVGRFHNIYGPFGTWKGGREKAPAAFCRKTLTSIDRFEMWGDGLQTRSFTFIDECVEGVLRLTKSDFREPVNIGSDEMVSMNEMAEIVLSFENKTLPIHHIPGPEGVRGRNSDNTLIKEKLGWAPTMKLKDGLRVTYFWIKEQIEKEKAQGVDLAVYGSSKVVGTQAPVQLGSLRAADGKE, encoded by the exons ATGGGGAGTGCCGGCGAAACCAACTATGGTGCATACACCTATGAGAACTTGGAGAGGGAACCATACTGGCCATCGGAGAAGCTCCGGATTTCTATTACTGGGGCAGGTGGTTTTATTGCTTCCCACATTGCCCGGCGCTTGAAGAGCGAGGGCCACCACATTATTGCTTCCGATTGGAAGAAGAATGAGCACATGACTGAAGATATGTTCTGTCATGAATTCCACCTTGTGGACCTGAGGGTCATGGACAATTGCTTGAAGGTCACTAAGGGAGTTGACCATGTGTTTAATCTTGCTGCTGATATGGGTGGGATGGGCTTCATTCAGTCCAACCACTCGGTTATCATGTATAACAATACAATGATCAGTTTCAACATGCTCGAGGCTGCCCGAATCAATGGGGTTAAGAG GTTTTTCTATGCCTCTAGTGCTTGTATCTACCCTGAATTTAAGCAGCTGGAAACTAATGTGAGCTTGAAGGAGGCTGATGCCTGGCCTGCTGAG CCTCAAGATGCTTATGGGTTAGAGAAGCTTGCAACAGAGGAGTTGTGCAAGCACTACAACAAAGATTTTGGTATTGAGTGTCGTGTTGGAAGGTTCCATAACATTTATGGTCCTTTTGGAACATGGAAAG GTGGCAGGGAGAAGGCTCCAGCTGCTTTCTGTAGAAAGACTCTCACTTCCATTGATAGGTTTGAGATGTGGGGGGATGGACTTCAGACCAGATCCTTCACCTTCATTGATGAATGTGTAGAAGGTGTACTTAG ATTGACAAAGTCAGACTTCCGCGAGCCAGTGAACATTGGAAGTGATGAGATGGTTAGCATGAATGAGATGGCTGAGATTGTTCTTAGCTTTGAGAACAAAACGCTCCCTATCCACCACATTCCTGGGCCAGAGGGAGTCCGGGGTCGTAACTCAGACAACACACTGATCAAAGAGAAACTTGGTTGGGCTCCAACAATGAAGTTGAAG GATGGGCTGAGAGTTACATACTTTTGGATCAAGGAACAGATTGAGAAAGAGAAGGCTCAAGGTGTTGACCTGGCGGTTTATGGGTCATCTAAGGTGGTTGGAACCCAAGCTCCAGTTCAACTAGGCTCACTTCGAGCTGCCGATGGGAAAGAATGA